Proteins encoded together in one Perognathus longimembris pacificus isolate PPM17 chromosome 8, ASM2315922v1, whole genome shotgun sequence window:
- the Fbxo11 gene encoding F-box only protein 11 isoform X1, with product MNSVRAANRRPRRVSRPRPVQQQQQQPPQQPPPQPPQQQPPPPPQQQPPPPPQQQQPPQQQQPPPPPPPPPPLPQERNNAGERDDDVPADMVAEESGPGAQNSPYQLRRKTLLPKRTACPTKSSMEGASTSTTENFGHRAKRARVSGKSQDLSAAPAEQYLQEKLPDEVVLKIFSYLLEQDLCRAACVCKRFSELANDPILWKRLYMEVFEYTRPMMHPEPGKFYQINPEEYEHPNPWKESFQQLYKGAHVKPGFAEHFYSNPARYKGRENMLYYDTIEDALGGVQEAHFDGLIFVHSGIYTDEWIYIESPITMIGAAPGKVADKVIIENTRDSTFVFMEGSEDAYVGYMTIRFNPDDKSAQHHNAHHCLEITVNCSPIIDHCIIRSTCTVGSAVCVSGQGACPTIKHCNISDCENVGLYITDHAQGIYEDNEISNNALAGIWVKNHGNPIIRRNHIHHGRDVGVFTFDHGMGYFESCNIHRNRIAGFEVKAYANPTVVRCEIHHGQTGGIYVHEKGRGQFIENKIYANNFAGVWITSNSDPTIRGNSIFNGNQGGVYIFGDGRGLIEGNDIYGNALAGIQIRTNSCPIVRHNKIHDGQHGGIYVHEKGQGVIEENEVYSNTLAGVWVTTGSTPVLRRNRIHSGKQVGVYFYDNGHGVLEDNDIYNHMYSGVQIRTGSNPKIRRNKIWGGQNGGILVYNSGLGCIEDNEIFDNAMAGVWIKTDSNPTLRRNKIHDGRDGGICIFNGGRGLLEENDIFRNAQAGVLISTNSHPVLRKNRIFDGFAAGIEITNHATATLEGNQIFNNRFGGLFLASGVNVTMKDNKIMNNQDAIEKAVSRGQCLYKISSYTSYPMHDFYRCHTCNTTDRNAICVNCIKKCHQGHDVEFIRHDRFFCDCGAGTLSNPCTLAGEPTHDTDTLYDSAPPIESNTLQHN from the exons ATGATGATGTACCTGCAGATATGGTTGCAGAAGAATCAGGTCCTGGTGCACAAAATAGTCCATATCAACTTCGTAGAAAAACTCTTTTGCCTAAAAGAACAGCGTGTCCTACGAAGAGCAGTATGGAG ggtGCCTCAACTTCAACTACAGAAAACTTTGGTCATCGAGCAAAACGTGCCAGAGTGTCTGGAAAATCACAAGATCTATCAG CAGCACCTGCCGAACAATATCTTCAGGAAAAACTACCAGATgaagtagttttaaaaatattctcttattTGCTGGAACAGGATCTTTGTAGAGCAGCTTGTGTGTGTAAACGCTTCAGCGAACTTGCTAATGATCCAATTTTGTG GAAACGAttatacatggaagtatttgAGTATACCCGCCCTATGATGCATCCTGAACCTGGTAAATTCTACCAGATTAATCCAGAAGAATATGAACATCCAAATCCTTGGAAGGAGAGTTTCCAGCAGTTG TATAAAGGTGCACATGTAAAGCCAGGATTTGCTGAACATTTCTACAGTAACCCTGCAAGatacaaaggaagagaaaatatgtTG tattatgATACTATTGAAGATGCCCTTGGTGGAGTACAAGAAGCTCATTTTGATGGACTTATCTTTGTTCATTCTGGAATATATACTGATGAGTGGATATATATTGAATCTCCAATCACTATGATTGGTGCAG CACCTGGAAAAGTAGCAGACAAAGTTATAATTGAAAACACTAGAGATTCAACCTTTGTTTTCATGGAAGGTTCTGAAGATGCTTATGTTGGATATATGACAATAAGG TTTAACCCTGATGACAAATCTGCTCAACACCACAATGCACACCACTGCTTAGAGATAACAGTAAATTGTAGCCCTATTATTGATCACTGTATCATCCGAAGTACATGTACAG ttggtTCAGCAGTATGTGTTAGTGGTCAAGGAGCATGTCCTACCATCAAGCACTGTAACATCAGTGACTGTGAAAATGTTGGACTTTATATAACAGATCATGCACAG GGAATATATGAAGATAATGAAATTTCCAATAATGCATTAGCTGGTATTTGGGTTAAAAATCATGGAAACCCAATTATTAGACGGAATCATATTCATCATGGGCGTGATGTTGGTGTGTTCACATTTGATCATGGCATG GGTTACTTTGAAAGTTgcaacatacacagaaacaggATAGCAGGCTTTGAAGTCAAAGCATATGCTAACCCCACAGTGGTTCGATGTGAAATTCACCATGGGCAAACTGGAGGAATATATGTCCatgaaaaaggaagaggacaaTTCATAGAGAATAAAATCTATGCAAACAACTTTGCAGGTGTATGGATTACCTCAAATAGTGACCCAACAATAAG GGGGAATTCTATATTTAATGGAAATCAAGGAGGAGTTTACATCTTTGGTGATGGACGAGGCCTTATTGAAGGAAATGACATTTATG gcaATGCATTAGCAGGAATTCAGATTAGGACAAACAGTTGTCCAATTGTTCGACATAACAAAATCCATGATGGACAACATGGTGGAATTTATGTG CATGAAAAAGGACAAGGAGtaatagaagaaaatgaagtttatAGTAATACTCTGGCTGGGGTCTGGGTGACAACTGGTAGCACTCCAGTACTCAGAAGAAACCGGATACACAGTGGCAAACAG gttgGTGTTTATTTTTATGACAATGGACATGGAGTGCTAGAGGACAATGATATCTATAATCATATGTATTCAGGGGTTCAAATAAG GACTGGAAGCAACCCCAAAATTAGACGCAACAAAATTTGGGGAGGACAGAATGGTGGAATTCTAGTTTATAATTCTG GACTAGGCTGTATAGAAGACAATGAAATATTTGACAATGCTATGGCTGGCGTATGGATTAAGACAGATAGTAATCCTActctaagaagaaataaaatccatGATGGAAGAGATGGTGGAATCTGTATATTTAATGGGGGTCGAG gtCTCCTTGAAGAAAATGATATTTTCAGGAATGCTCAAGCAGGTGTTCTCATCAGCACTAATAGCCATCCAGTCTTAAGGAAAAATAGAATATTTGATGGATTTGCTGCAG GTATTGAAATTACAAATCATGCAACTGCAACACTAGAAGGCAATCAGATTTTTAACAACCGATTTGGAGGCTTATTTTTAGCATCTGGTGTTAATGTGACAATGAAAG ATAACAAAATAATGAACAATCAAGATGCTATAGAAAAGGCTGTTAGTAGAGGCCAgtgtttatataaaatatcaaGTTATACCAGCTATCCCATGCATGATTTCTACAG aTGTCACACTTGTAACACCACAGATCGAAATGCCATTTGTGTGAACTGCATTAAGAAGTGCCATCAGGGACATGATGTAGAATTTATTAGACATGATAG GTTTTTCTGTGACTGTGGTGCTGGAACACTGTCTAATCCTTGTACATTAGCTGGTGAGCCTACACACGACACAGACACACTATATGACTCTGCTCCACCTATAGAATCTAATACATTGCAGCACAACTGA
- the Fbxo11 gene encoding F-box only protein 11 isoform X2 has protein sequence MNSVRAANRRPRRVSRPRPVQQQQQQPPQQPPPQPPQQQPPPPPQQQPPPPPQQQQPPQQQQPPPPPPPPPPLPQERNNAGERDDDVPADMVAEESGPGAQNSPYQLRRKTLLPKRTACPTKSSMEGASTSTTENFGHRAKRARVSGKSQDLSAPAEQYLQEKLPDEVVLKIFSYLLEQDLCRAACVCKRFSELANDPILWKRLYMEVFEYTRPMMHPEPGKFYQINPEEYEHPNPWKESFQQLYKGAHVKPGFAEHFYSNPARYKGRENMLYYDTIEDALGGVQEAHFDGLIFVHSGIYTDEWIYIESPITMIGAAPGKVADKVIIENTRDSTFVFMEGSEDAYVGYMTIRFNPDDKSAQHHNAHHCLEITVNCSPIIDHCIIRSTCTVGSAVCVSGQGACPTIKHCNISDCENVGLYITDHAQGIYEDNEISNNALAGIWVKNHGNPIIRRNHIHHGRDVGVFTFDHGMGYFESCNIHRNRIAGFEVKAYANPTVVRCEIHHGQTGGIYVHEKGRGQFIENKIYANNFAGVWITSNSDPTIRGNSIFNGNQGGVYIFGDGRGLIEGNDIYGNALAGIQIRTNSCPIVRHNKIHDGQHGGIYVHEKGQGVIEENEVYSNTLAGVWVTTGSTPVLRRNRIHSGKQVGVYFYDNGHGVLEDNDIYNHMYSGVQIRTGSNPKIRRNKIWGGQNGGILVYNSGLGCIEDNEIFDNAMAGVWIKTDSNPTLRRNKIHDGRDGGICIFNGGRGLLEENDIFRNAQAGVLISTNSHPVLRKNRIFDGFAAGIEITNHATATLEGNQIFNNRFGGLFLASGVNVTMKDNKIMNNQDAIEKAVSRGQCLYKISSYTSYPMHDFYRCHTCNTTDRNAICVNCIKKCHQGHDVEFIRHDRFFCDCGAGTLSNPCTLAGEPTHDTDTLYDSAPPIESNTLQHN, from the exons ATGATGATGTACCTGCAGATATGGTTGCAGAAGAATCAGGTCCTGGTGCACAAAATAGTCCATATCAACTTCGTAGAAAAACTCTTTTGCCTAAAAGAACAGCGTGTCCTACGAAGAGCAGTATGGAG ggtGCCTCAACTTCAACTACAGAAAACTTTGGTCATCGAGCAAAACGTGCCAGAGTGTCTGGAAAATCACAAGATCTATCAG CACCTGCCGAACAATATCTTCAGGAAAAACTACCAGATgaagtagttttaaaaatattctcttattTGCTGGAACAGGATCTTTGTAGAGCAGCTTGTGTGTGTAAACGCTTCAGCGAACTTGCTAATGATCCAATTTTGTG GAAACGAttatacatggaagtatttgAGTATACCCGCCCTATGATGCATCCTGAACCTGGTAAATTCTACCAGATTAATCCAGAAGAATATGAACATCCAAATCCTTGGAAGGAGAGTTTCCAGCAGTTG TATAAAGGTGCACATGTAAAGCCAGGATTTGCTGAACATTTCTACAGTAACCCTGCAAGatacaaaggaagagaaaatatgtTG tattatgATACTATTGAAGATGCCCTTGGTGGAGTACAAGAAGCTCATTTTGATGGACTTATCTTTGTTCATTCTGGAATATATACTGATGAGTGGATATATATTGAATCTCCAATCACTATGATTGGTGCAG CACCTGGAAAAGTAGCAGACAAAGTTATAATTGAAAACACTAGAGATTCAACCTTTGTTTTCATGGAAGGTTCTGAAGATGCTTATGTTGGATATATGACAATAAGG TTTAACCCTGATGACAAATCTGCTCAACACCACAATGCACACCACTGCTTAGAGATAACAGTAAATTGTAGCCCTATTATTGATCACTGTATCATCCGAAGTACATGTACAG ttggtTCAGCAGTATGTGTTAGTGGTCAAGGAGCATGTCCTACCATCAAGCACTGTAACATCAGTGACTGTGAAAATGTTGGACTTTATATAACAGATCATGCACAG GGAATATATGAAGATAATGAAATTTCCAATAATGCATTAGCTGGTATTTGGGTTAAAAATCATGGAAACCCAATTATTAGACGGAATCATATTCATCATGGGCGTGATGTTGGTGTGTTCACATTTGATCATGGCATG GGTTACTTTGAAAGTTgcaacatacacagaaacaggATAGCAGGCTTTGAAGTCAAAGCATATGCTAACCCCACAGTGGTTCGATGTGAAATTCACCATGGGCAAACTGGAGGAATATATGTCCatgaaaaaggaagaggacaaTTCATAGAGAATAAAATCTATGCAAACAACTTTGCAGGTGTATGGATTACCTCAAATAGTGACCCAACAATAAG GGGGAATTCTATATTTAATGGAAATCAAGGAGGAGTTTACATCTTTGGTGATGGACGAGGCCTTATTGAAGGAAATGACATTTATG gcaATGCATTAGCAGGAATTCAGATTAGGACAAACAGTTGTCCAATTGTTCGACATAACAAAATCCATGATGGACAACATGGTGGAATTTATGTG CATGAAAAAGGACAAGGAGtaatagaagaaaatgaagtttatAGTAATACTCTGGCTGGGGTCTGGGTGACAACTGGTAGCACTCCAGTACTCAGAAGAAACCGGATACACAGTGGCAAACAG gttgGTGTTTATTTTTATGACAATGGACATGGAGTGCTAGAGGACAATGATATCTATAATCATATGTATTCAGGGGTTCAAATAAG GACTGGAAGCAACCCCAAAATTAGACGCAACAAAATTTGGGGAGGACAGAATGGTGGAATTCTAGTTTATAATTCTG GACTAGGCTGTATAGAAGACAATGAAATATTTGACAATGCTATGGCTGGCGTATGGATTAAGACAGATAGTAATCCTActctaagaagaaataaaatccatGATGGAAGAGATGGTGGAATCTGTATATTTAATGGGGGTCGAG gtCTCCTTGAAGAAAATGATATTTTCAGGAATGCTCAAGCAGGTGTTCTCATCAGCACTAATAGCCATCCAGTCTTAAGGAAAAATAGAATATTTGATGGATTTGCTGCAG GTATTGAAATTACAAATCATGCAACTGCAACACTAGAAGGCAATCAGATTTTTAACAACCGATTTGGAGGCTTATTTTTAGCATCTGGTGTTAATGTGACAATGAAAG ATAACAAAATAATGAACAATCAAGATGCTATAGAAAAGGCTGTTAGTAGAGGCCAgtgtttatataaaatatcaaGTTATACCAGCTATCCCATGCATGATTTCTACAG aTGTCACACTTGTAACACCACAGATCGAAATGCCATTTGTGTGAACTGCATTAAGAAGTGCCATCAGGGACATGATGTAGAATTTATTAGACATGATAG GTTTTTCTGTGACTGTGGTGCTGGAACACTGTCTAATCCTTGTACATTAGCTGGTGAGCCTACACACGACACAGACACACTATATGACTCTGCTCCACCTATAGAATCTAATACATTGCAGCACAACTGA
- the Fbxo11 gene encoding F-box only protein 11 isoform X3 codes for MVAEESGPGAQNSPYQLRRKTLLPKRTACPTKSSMEGASTSTTENFGHRAKRARVSGKSQDLSAAPAEQYLQEKLPDEVVLKIFSYLLEQDLCRAACVCKRFSELANDPILWKRLYMEVFEYTRPMMHPEPGKFYQINPEEYEHPNPWKESFQQLYKGAHVKPGFAEHFYSNPARYKGRENMLYYDTIEDALGGVQEAHFDGLIFVHSGIYTDEWIYIESPITMIGAAPGKVADKVIIENTRDSTFVFMEGSEDAYVGYMTIRFNPDDKSAQHHNAHHCLEITVNCSPIIDHCIIRSTCTVGSAVCVSGQGACPTIKHCNISDCENVGLYITDHAQGIYEDNEISNNALAGIWVKNHGNPIIRRNHIHHGRDVGVFTFDHGMGYFESCNIHRNRIAGFEVKAYANPTVVRCEIHHGQTGGIYVHEKGRGQFIENKIYANNFAGVWITSNSDPTIRGNSIFNGNQGGVYIFGDGRGLIEGNDIYGNALAGIQIRTNSCPIVRHNKIHDGQHGGIYVHEKGQGVIEENEVYSNTLAGVWVTTGSTPVLRRNRIHSGKQVGVYFYDNGHGVLEDNDIYNHMYSGVQIRTGSNPKIRRNKIWGGQNGGILVYNSGLGCIEDNEIFDNAMAGVWIKTDSNPTLRRNKIHDGRDGGICIFNGGRGLLEENDIFRNAQAGVLISTNSHPVLRKNRIFDGFAAGIEITNHATATLEGNQIFNNRFGGLFLASGVNVTMKDNKIMNNQDAIEKAVSRGQCLYKISSYTSYPMHDFYRCHTCNTTDRNAICVNCIKKCHQGHDVEFIRHDRFFCDCGAGTLSNPCTLAGEPTHDTDTLYDSAPPIESNTLQHN; via the exons ATGGTTGCAGAAGAATCAGGTCCTGGTGCACAAAATAGTCCATATCAACTTCGTAGAAAAACTCTTTTGCCTAAAAGAACAGCGTGTCCTACGAAGAGCAGTATGGAG ggtGCCTCAACTTCAACTACAGAAAACTTTGGTCATCGAGCAAAACGTGCCAGAGTGTCTGGAAAATCACAAGATCTATCAG CAGCACCTGCCGAACAATATCTTCAGGAAAAACTACCAGATgaagtagttttaaaaatattctcttattTGCTGGAACAGGATCTTTGTAGAGCAGCTTGTGTGTGTAAACGCTTCAGCGAACTTGCTAATGATCCAATTTTGTG GAAACGAttatacatggaagtatttgAGTATACCCGCCCTATGATGCATCCTGAACCTGGTAAATTCTACCAGATTAATCCAGAAGAATATGAACATCCAAATCCTTGGAAGGAGAGTTTCCAGCAGTTG TATAAAGGTGCACATGTAAAGCCAGGATTTGCTGAACATTTCTACAGTAACCCTGCAAGatacaaaggaagagaaaatatgtTG tattatgATACTATTGAAGATGCCCTTGGTGGAGTACAAGAAGCTCATTTTGATGGACTTATCTTTGTTCATTCTGGAATATATACTGATGAGTGGATATATATTGAATCTCCAATCACTATGATTGGTGCAG CACCTGGAAAAGTAGCAGACAAAGTTATAATTGAAAACACTAGAGATTCAACCTTTGTTTTCATGGAAGGTTCTGAAGATGCTTATGTTGGATATATGACAATAAGG TTTAACCCTGATGACAAATCTGCTCAACACCACAATGCACACCACTGCTTAGAGATAACAGTAAATTGTAGCCCTATTATTGATCACTGTATCATCCGAAGTACATGTACAG ttggtTCAGCAGTATGTGTTAGTGGTCAAGGAGCATGTCCTACCATCAAGCACTGTAACATCAGTGACTGTGAAAATGTTGGACTTTATATAACAGATCATGCACAG GGAATATATGAAGATAATGAAATTTCCAATAATGCATTAGCTGGTATTTGGGTTAAAAATCATGGAAACCCAATTATTAGACGGAATCATATTCATCATGGGCGTGATGTTGGTGTGTTCACATTTGATCATGGCATG GGTTACTTTGAAAGTTgcaacatacacagaaacaggATAGCAGGCTTTGAAGTCAAAGCATATGCTAACCCCACAGTGGTTCGATGTGAAATTCACCATGGGCAAACTGGAGGAATATATGTCCatgaaaaaggaagaggacaaTTCATAGAGAATAAAATCTATGCAAACAACTTTGCAGGTGTATGGATTACCTCAAATAGTGACCCAACAATAAG GGGGAATTCTATATTTAATGGAAATCAAGGAGGAGTTTACATCTTTGGTGATGGACGAGGCCTTATTGAAGGAAATGACATTTATG gcaATGCATTAGCAGGAATTCAGATTAGGACAAACAGTTGTCCAATTGTTCGACATAACAAAATCCATGATGGACAACATGGTGGAATTTATGTG CATGAAAAAGGACAAGGAGtaatagaagaaaatgaagtttatAGTAATACTCTGGCTGGGGTCTGGGTGACAACTGGTAGCACTCCAGTACTCAGAAGAAACCGGATACACAGTGGCAAACAG gttgGTGTTTATTTTTATGACAATGGACATGGAGTGCTAGAGGACAATGATATCTATAATCATATGTATTCAGGGGTTCAAATAAG GACTGGAAGCAACCCCAAAATTAGACGCAACAAAATTTGGGGAGGACAGAATGGTGGAATTCTAGTTTATAATTCTG GACTAGGCTGTATAGAAGACAATGAAATATTTGACAATGCTATGGCTGGCGTATGGATTAAGACAGATAGTAATCCTActctaagaagaaataaaatccatGATGGAAGAGATGGTGGAATCTGTATATTTAATGGGGGTCGAG gtCTCCTTGAAGAAAATGATATTTTCAGGAATGCTCAAGCAGGTGTTCTCATCAGCACTAATAGCCATCCAGTCTTAAGGAAAAATAGAATATTTGATGGATTTGCTGCAG GTATTGAAATTACAAATCATGCAACTGCAACACTAGAAGGCAATCAGATTTTTAACAACCGATTTGGAGGCTTATTTTTAGCATCTGGTGTTAATGTGACAATGAAAG ATAACAAAATAATGAACAATCAAGATGCTATAGAAAAGGCTGTTAGTAGAGGCCAgtgtttatataaaatatcaaGTTATACCAGCTATCCCATGCATGATTTCTACAG aTGTCACACTTGTAACACCACAGATCGAAATGCCATTTGTGTGAACTGCATTAAGAAGTGCCATCAGGGACATGATGTAGAATTTATTAGACATGATAG GTTTTTCTGTGACTGTGGTGCTGGAACACTGTCTAATCCTTGTACATTAGCTGGTGAGCCTACACACGACACAGACACACTATATGACTCTGCTCCACCTATAGAATCTAATACATTGCAGCACAACTGA